A stretch of Microbulbifer sp. SAOS-129_SWC DNA encodes these proteins:
- a CDS encoding mechanosensitive ion channel family protein, whose protein sequence is MMDLQALIDEYGPLIWAGLFKLGGALLVLLVTWVAARLARGGVRRLSGRLDATLIPVLANIAAWATYIIGLLVILDMFGVNTTSLVALLGAAGIAVGLALKDTLQNIAAGFILLGLRPFRIGDFIQFGDTLGTVREVGLFTTQLDTTDGLRITAPNSAIWGQTLTNFSRNATRRIEIVASIAYGDDIETGMNVLRRLVAEEERLLAEPEPSYAVRALADSSVNLHMRAWTTTAEYWDVYWDLMKKLKPALEAEGLSIPFPQRELHIINQVEDRRREPAVHE, encoded by the coding sequence ATGATGGATTTGCAGGCATTGATCGACGAATACGGACCGCTGATCTGGGCGGGCCTGTTCAAGCTGGGCGGCGCGTTGCTGGTGCTGCTGGTCACCTGGGTGGCGGCGCGGCTGGCGCGCGGCGGCGTGCGGCGCTTGTCGGGCCGGCTGGATGCGACGCTGATCCCGGTGCTCGCCAATATCGCCGCGTGGGCCACCTATATCATCGGCCTGCTGGTAATCCTGGATATGTTCGGGGTCAACACCACCAGCCTGGTGGCGCTGCTCGGTGCGGCCGGTATCGCCGTGGGCCTCGCGCTCAAGGATACGCTGCAGAACATTGCCGCGGGCTTTATCCTGCTTGGCCTGCGCCCGTTCCGTATCGGTGATTTTATCCAGTTCGGCGATACCCTCGGCACGGTGCGCGAGGTGGGTCTGTTCACGACCCAACTGGACACCACCGACGGCCTGCGTATCACTGCGCCCAACAGCGCCATCTGGGGGCAGACGCTGACCAACTTCAGTCGCAATGCCACCCGCCGCATCGAGATCGTCGCCAGCATTGCCTACGGCGACGATATCGAAACCGGCATGAATGTGCTGCGTCGCCTGGTGGCGGAGGAGGAGCGCCTCCTCGCCGAACCGGAGCCCAGCTATGCGGTGCGCGCGCTGGCGGACAGCTCGGTGAACCTGCATATGCGCGCCTGGACCACCACGGCGGAATACTGGGACGTGTACTGGGATCTGATGAAAAAGCTCAAGCCGGCGCTGGAAGCCGAGGGCCTGAGCATCCCCTTCCCGCAGCGCGAGCTGCATATCATCAATCAGGTCGAGGACCGGCGCCGGGAGCCGGCCGTGCATGAGTGA
- a CDS encoding potassium transporter Kup, with product MADSTGNQPGTPALTLAALGVVYGDIGTSPLYAFRQIFHPQQGLPLAAENIFGAVSLIFWALVVVVTIKYIVLILRADNRGEGGIMALTALAQASVKRRRRLALTIAVAGLCGAALFYGDAVLTPAISVLSAIEGLEVGVPGLANLVVPATIAVLLVLFSLQHFGTATVGALFGPITAIWFLALAAAGLHGLLQHPAILGALNPLYALAFLGHSGFTALAVLGAVVLVFTGAEALYSDMGHFGRTPIRLAWLGLVFPALVLNYLGQGALLISDPGAVTNPFYHLYPRWALFPMVLLATAATVIASQACISGAFSLTRQAIQLGYLPRMAVRHTSSQLIGQVYIPGVNRALALLVVAAVLGFGSSANIASAYGVAVTGTMLVTTFLAFFVYRYRWHYGVLPCVLALLLFGCVDLAFFTASLLKIAHGGWFPLVLGAVILLLMVTWWQGKKVLARKLSHQERRLEDFLSELFREPPLRVPGTAIFLNARPQYVPRALLHNLKHNKVVHERMLFITVTAGRQPRVAPQYRYSLTSLGHDSYRLILHYGFMEQPDIATELRRLDALRRLRVDPEQASYFLSREKVIPVLAVPSGMALWREWLFSIMARNASSAVDFYGIPSNRVIELGSQISI from the coding sequence ATGGCTGACTCCACTGGCAACCAACCCGGCACCCCCGCCCTCACCCTCGCCGCGCTCGGCGTGGTGTACGGCGATATCGGCACCAGCCCGCTGTATGCGTTCCGGCAGATTTTCCATCCACAACAGGGCCTGCCGTTGGCGGCGGAAAATATTTTCGGCGCCGTGTCACTGATATTCTGGGCGCTGGTGGTGGTGGTGACGATCAAGTACATCGTGCTGATCCTGCGTGCGGACAACCGCGGCGAGGGCGGCATCATGGCATTGACGGCGCTGGCACAGGCGTCGGTGAAGCGGCGCCGCAGGCTCGCACTCACCATCGCCGTGGCCGGCCTGTGCGGCGCGGCGCTGTTTTACGGCGATGCGGTGCTCACGCCGGCGATCTCGGTATTGTCGGCCATCGAGGGGCTGGAAGTCGGAGTGCCGGGGCTGGCGAACCTGGTGGTCCCGGCAACCATCGCCGTGCTGCTGGTCCTGTTTTCACTGCAGCATTTCGGCACCGCTACCGTCGGTGCGCTGTTCGGCCCCATTACCGCCATCTGGTTTCTGGCCCTGGCGGCGGCGGGCCTGCACGGGCTGCTGCAGCACCCGGCGATCCTCGGTGCGCTGAACCCCCTCTATGCACTGGCGTTTCTCGGTCACAGCGGCTTCACCGCCCTGGCGGTGCTCGGTGCGGTGGTGCTGGTGTTCACCGGCGCCGAGGCGCTGTATTCCGATATGGGGCATTTCGGCCGCACGCCGATCCGGCTGGCGTGGCTGGGGCTGGTATTTCCGGCGCTGGTGCTCAACTATCTCGGCCAGGGCGCGCTGCTGATCAGCGATCCCGGCGCCGTCACCAACCCGTTCTATCACCTGTATCCGCGCTGGGCGCTGTTCCCCATGGTGCTGCTGGCCACAGCGGCGACGGTAATCGCCTCGCAGGCCTGTATATCCGGTGCCTTTTCCCTGACCCGGCAGGCCATCCAGCTCGGCTACCTGCCGCGCATGGCCGTGCGCCACACCTCGTCGCAGCTGATCGGTCAGGTGTATATCCCGGGGGTGAACCGGGCGCTGGCGTTGCTGGTGGTCGCCGCGGTGCTGGGCTTCGGGAGTTCCGCCAATATTGCCTCCGCTTACGGCGTGGCGGTGACCGGCACCATGCTGGTGACGACGTTCCTGGCCTTTTTTGTGTATCGCTATCGCTGGCACTACGGGGTGCTGCCGTGCGTGTTGGCGCTGCTGTTGTTTGGTTGCGTGGACCTGGCGTTCTTTACTGCCAGCCTGCTGAAAATTGCCCACGGTGGCTGGTTTCCGCTGGTACTGGGCGCGGTAATACTGCTGTTGATGGTGACCTGGTGGCAGGGAAAAAAAGTATTGGCGCGCAAGCTCAGCCATCAGGAGCGGCGTCTCGAGGATTTTCTGTCGGAACTGTTTCGCGAGCCACCGCTGCGCGTGCCGGGTACCGCCATTTTTCTGAATGCCCGGCCGCAGTATGTGCCCCGGGCGCTGCTGCACAACCTGAAACACAACAAGGTGGTGCACGAGCGGATGCTGTTTATCACCGTGACGGCGGGCAGGCAGCCGCGGGTGGCGCCACAGTACCGCTACAGCCTGACCTCCCTCGGGCACGACAGTTACCGCCTGATCCTGCACTACGGCTTTATGGAGCAGCCGGATATCGCCACCGAGCTGCGTCGTCTCGATGCGCTGCGGCGGCTGCGTGTGGACCCCGAGCAGGCCTCATATTTCCTCAGCCGCGAGAAGGTCATCCCGGTGCTGGCGGTGCCCAGCGGCATGGCCCTGTGGCGTGAGTGGCTGTTCAGCATCATGGCGCGCAATGCCAGCAGCGCGGTGGATTTCTACGGCATTCCGTCCAACCGCGTGATCGAACTGGGTTCGCAGATTTCCATCTGA
- a CDS encoding NPCBM/NEW2 domain-containing protein, with protein MHSQPADIATTPTSWPRALRARLPRLQLVLTRHNCLYALLYALIFFGAWLRVDYIVQFNPVDHLWSDPQRHWEQGIDALRADPMALTDPVLFQLYIGALAKLTLQNPLLVAFYTALLSLLTPWLWYRFLRELQPSRLLATAGWAALALLPSWIAIYGYFMQETLLLPLLGGALWASWRCKRKQTLGSFLLMALLWALAGLTRGIAIPLAAVICSWLWLEQGDKWRKAAYAVLLLGLILGPLTVRGYQQLGIFAPHGNGKLVSLYTRSGNKEISIHYRRGGQQWNYWFASPTSEAPLAPLSDWRSARRGTAEISIDLERGNADWQAAAEKYPLTLSRYLWITGENLVYLFFGPSWPDQNRARGLDRVNIQLRWLWAPLALLVLVGAIACRRRLRGQWLLPALLLAWFVVQGLLPISVNEGRYRKPAEGLLIAQAVLLLSLRRRRDGADRETDARATDGGNARPHYPSVATLTAAGLLAATGGAALWQQQALAHQLADSGRIYLSQLHADFQRQGWGHLGRDRSVAQGPLRINGRDYRRGLGVHAPSELRYRIPAGAHYFYSRFGLDDDGRRGLVRFAVELDGRSVYDSGATRWGKPGQLLLPLHGADTLTLRVEPLGSRDFDHAAWIGARFLTVAPDTAPMEDGAAQ; from the coding sequence ATGCACAGCCAACCGGCGGATATCGCCACTACACCGACATCCTGGCCGCGCGCCCTGCGCGCGCGACTGCCGCGCCTGCAATTGGTGCTGACGCGGCACAACTGCCTCTACGCATTGCTCTACGCGCTGATTTTTTTCGGCGCCTGGTTGCGCGTCGACTATATCGTGCAGTTCAACCCGGTCGATCATCTGTGGAGCGATCCGCAGCGCCACTGGGAGCAGGGCATCGATGCACTGCGCGCCGACCCCATGGCGCTGACCGATCCGGTGCTGTTCCAGCTGTACATCGGCGCGCTGGCCAAGCTCACGCTGCAAAACCCCTTACTGGTCGCCTTCTACACCGCACTGCTGTCGCTGCTGACCCCGTGGCTCTGGTACCGCTTCCTGCGCGAACTGCAACCCAGCCGCCTGCTCGCCACGGCCGGCTGGGCCGCGCTGGCGCTGCTGCCGTCGTGGATCGCCATCTACGGCTATTTCATGCAGGAGACGCTGCTGCTGCCACTGTTGGGCGGCGCGCTGTGGGCCAGCTGGCGCTGCAAGCGCAAGCAGACACTCGGCAGCTTCCTGCTGATGGCGCTGCTGTGGGCGCTCGCCGGCCTGACCCGCGGCATCGCCATTCCACTGGCGGCGGTGATCTGCAGCTGGCTGTGGCTGGAACAGGGCGACAAGTGGCGCAAGGCCGCTTACGCCGTGTTGCTGCTCGGCCTGATCCTCGGCCCGCTGACGGTGCGCGGCTATCAACAGCTGGGCATCTTCGCCCCGCACGGCAACGGCAAACTGGTGTCCCTCTACACCCGCTCCGGCAACAAGGAGATCAGTATCCATTACCGGCGCGGCGGCCAGCAGTGGAATTACTGGTTCGCCTCACCCACCAGCGAAGCGCCGCTGGCGCCGCTGTCCGACTGGCGCAGCGCGCGCCGCGGCACCGCCGAGATCAGCATCGATCTGGAGCGCGGCAACGCCGACTGGCAGGCGGCCGCGGAAAAATACCCGCTGACACTGTCGCGCTACCTGTGGATAACCGGCGAGAACCTGGTCTACCTGTTTTTCGGCCCCTCCTGGCCGGACCAGAATCGCGCGCGCGGGCTCGACCGTGTCAATATCCAGCTGCGCTGGCTGTGGGCACCGCTGGCACTGCTGGTACTTGTCGGGGCCATCGCCTGCCGGCGCCGCCTGCGCGGGCAGTGGCTGCTGCCGGCGCTGCTGCTGGCATGGTTTGTGGTGCAGGGACTGCTGCCGATTTCCGTCAACGAGGGCCGCTACCGCAAGCCCGCGGAGGGGCTGCTGATCGCGCAGGCGGTCCTGCTGCTGTCGCTGCGCCGGCGCCGCGATGGCGCAGACAGGGAAACAGACGCGCGCGCGACCGACGGCGGCAATGCGCGGCCACACTATCCCAGCGTCGCCACACTGACCGCCGCCGGCCTGCTGGCAGCCACCGGCGGCGCCGCGCTGTGGCAACAACAGGCGCTGGCGCATCAACTGGCCGACAGCGGCCGTATTTACCTGAGCCAGCTGCACGCAGACTTCCAGCGCCAGGGGTGGGGTCACCTGGGCCGCGATCGCAGTGTCGCGCAGGGGCCGCTGCGCATTAACGGGCGCGATTACCGCCGCGGTCTCGGCGTGCACGCGCCCAGCGAGCTGCGCTACCGCATTCCGGCCGGCGCGCACTACTTCTACAGCCGCTTCGGTCTCGACGATGACGGCCGCCGCGGCCTGGTGCGCTTCGCCGTCGAGCTGGACGGGCGCAGCGTCTACGACAGTGGCGCCACCCGCTGGGGCAAGCCGGGGCAACTGCTGCTGCCGCTCCACGGTGCCGACACGCTGACACTGCGCGTGGAGCCGCTCGGCAGCCGCGATTTCGACCACGCCGCCTGGATCGGCGCGCGCTTCCTGACCGTCGCGCCGGACACAGCGCCGATGGAAGACGGAGCCGCGCAATGA
- a CDS encoding DUF885 domain-containing protein, whose amino-acid sequence MRSKLPNALKGPLIPSLLSLAVLSGCQDMSQVGTSALAPGKMASAAESQAVDPAAETKRLNQWFNARYEEKLQFSPMMLTSLGRKDKYDQIDDMSEAAEARQLAWQAKTVEDLKKNFDYDKLTQAGKESYDLWVFQYKQAKADAPFKRYSYFAGELGGPEDSLPSFMINYHKVDTLADMQAYITRIGGISRAMDQDLERAKLAAADGIRPPRFAYDLAEKRAQNVITGAPFGGEGDSPLYADAKGKIDALQKAGKIDADQAKDLLVQVRKGLTEKFKPSYDAYIAWLKADRHNASKEAHGVSSLPNGKAYYQNRLAHYTTTDLTAEQVHQIGLLEVARIRKEMEKIKDKVGFKGSPQDFFKFVRTDKQFYYPNTDAGRAAYLKQVRTFLDQVTQKLPQYFGLLPKAKLEVKRVEAYREVDGGAQHYEAGTPDGSRPGVYYIHMSDMGSNSKTDMETVSYHEGIPGHHMQISIAQELTGIPQFRTQAHFTPYVEGWALYAEGLAKEMGQFQDPYRDFGRLTAEMWRAIRLVVDTGMHAMGWSQEQAVQYFLQNSAVPEGAVRSEVRRYLTLPGQATSYKIGMMKILELRQKAKTELGDKFDIRAFHDTVLGGGALPLPMLEKRVDNWIEQVKNS is encoded by the coding sequence ATGCGATCCAAGCTGCCCAACGCCCTGAAGGGCCCTCTTATTCCCTCTTTGCTGTCCCTCGCCGTACTGAGCGGCTGTCAGGACATGTCCCAGGTCGGCACCAGCGCGCTGGCGCCCGGCAAGATGGCCTCCGCGGCCGAAAGCCAGGCGGTTGATCCGGCGGCGGAAACCAAGCGCCTGAACCAGTGGTTCAACGCGCGCTACGAGGAAAAGCTGCAGTTCAGCCCGATGATGCTGACCTCCCTCGGCCGCAAGGACAAGTACGACCAGATCGACGACATGAGCGAGGCCGCCGAAGCGCGCCAGCTGGCCTGGCAGGCCAAGACCGTCGAAGACCTGAAGAAGAATTTTGATTACGACAAGCTGACCCAGGCCGGGAAAGAGTCCTACGACCTGTGGGTATTCCAGTACAAGCAGGCCAAGGCGGACGCGCCGTTCAAGCGCTACAGCTATTTCGCCGGCGAGCTGGGCGGCCCCGAGGATTCCCTGCCCTCGTTCATGATCAACTACCACAAGGTGGACACGCTGGCCGATATGCAGGCGTATATCACCCGTATCGGTGGTATCAGCCGCGCCATGGACCAGGACCTCGAGCGTGCCAAACTGGCCGCCGCAGACGGCATCCGCCCGCCGCGTTTCGCCTACGACCTGGCGGAGAAGCGCGCGCAGAATGTCATCACCGGCGCGCCTTTCGGCGGTGAGGGCGACTCGCCGCTGTACGCCGACGCCAAGGGCAAGATCGACGCGCTGCAGAAAGCCGGCAAGATCGACGCCGACCAGGCCAAGGATCTGCTGGTGCAGGTGCGCAAGGGTCTGACCGAGAAATTCAAGCCGTCCTACGATGCCTATATCGCCTGGCTGAAGGCGGACCGCCACAACGCCAGCAAGGAAGCCCATGGGGTTTCCAGCCTGCCCAACGGCAAGGCCTACTACCAGAACCGTCTGGCCCATTACACCACCACCGACCTGACCGCCGAACAGGTACACCAGATCGGCCTCCTCGAGGTGGCGCGCATCCGCAAGGAGATGGAGAAGATCAAGGATAAGGTCGGCTTCAAGGGCAGCCCGCAGGACTTCTTCAAGTTCGTGCGCACCGACAAGCAGTTCTACTACCCGAACACCGATGCCGGCCGCGCGGCCTACCTGAAACAGGTGCGCACCTTCCTCGACCAGGTGACGCAGAAGCTGCCGCAGTACTTCGGCCTGCTGCCCAAGGCCAAGCTGGAGGTGAAGCGCGTGGAAGCCTATCGCGAGGTGGACGGCGGTGCCCAGCACTATGAGGCCGGCACACCCGATGGCTCGCGCCCCGGTGTCTACTACATTCACATGTCCGACATGGGCAGCAACTCGAAGACCGATATGGAAACCGTGAGCTACCACGAGGGTATCCCCGGCCACCATATGCAGATCTCGATCGCCCAGGAACTGACCGGTATCCCGCAGTTCCGCACCCAGGCGCACTTCACTCCCTACGTGGAAGGCTGGGCCCTGTACGCGGAAGGTCTGGCCAAGGAGATGGGCCAGTTCCAGGATCCCTACCGTGACTTCGGCCGCCTGACGGCGGAAATGTGGCGCGCCATCCGCCTGGTCGTCGACACCGGCATGCACGCGATGGGCTGGAGCCAGGAACAGGCGGTGCAGTACTTCCTGCAGAACTCCGCCGTGCCGGAAGGCGCGGTGCGTTCCGAAGTACGCCGCTACCTGACCCTGCCGGGCCAGGCCACGTCCTACAAGATCGGTATGATGAAGATTCTCGAACTGCGCCAGAAAGCCAAGACTGAGCTGGGTGACAAGTTCGATATCCGCGCCTTCCACGACACCGTACTCGGCGGCGGCGCCCTGCCCCTGCCGATGCTGGAGAAGCGTGTCGACAACTGGATCGAGCAGGTCAAGAACAGCTGA
- a CDS encoding DNA-3-methyladenine glycosylase I, translated as MSDKRCDWCLSTPLYQQYHDEEWGRPVTDEQTLFEFLLLEGAQAGLAWITVLNKRAHYRHVFDGFDADKIARYTPKKIERLLQDPGIIRNRLKVQSAVKNARAVLELRERGVSLADFLWQFTDGRVRVNRRRSLNDVPATTPESGAMSKALKKAGFSFVGSTIMYAHMQATGMVNDHLQGCPAREQCVDAARAKGLL; from the coding sequence ATGAGTGACAAACGCTGTGACTGGTGCCTGTCCACGCCGCTCTACCAGCAGTATCACGACGAGGAGTGGGGGCGCCCGGTCACCGACGAACAGACGCTGTTCGAGTTCCTGCTGTTGGAGGGCGCGCAGGCGGGTCTGGCCTGGATCACGGTGCTGAACAAGCGCGCACACTATCGCCACGTGTTCGACGGCTTCGATGCGGACAAGATCGCCCGTTACACGCCGAAAAAAATCGAGCGGCTGCTGCAGGATCCGGGCATTATCCGCAACCGGCTCAAGGTGCAGTCCGCGGTCAAGAACGCCCGCGCGGTGCTTGAACTGCGCGAGCGCGGCGTCTCGCTGGCAGATTTTCTGTGGCAGTTCACCGACGGCCGCGTGCGGGTAAACCGCCGTCGCAGCCTGAATGATGTGCCGGCGACCACGCCGGAGTCCGGTGCGATGAGCAAGGCATTGAAGAAGGCCGGTTTCAGTTTCGTCGGCTCGACAATCATGTATGCGCATATGCAGGCCACCGGTATGGTCAACGATCACCTGCAGGGCTGCCCGGCTCGCGAGCAGTGTGTCGATGCGGCGCGAGCCAAGGGTCTGCTATAA
- a CDS encoding low affinity iron permease family protein, producing the protein MRSTTWYSTFAKAAAHFCGRPRVFVLALIIILVWGLSGPLFHFSNTWQLVINTGTTIVTFLMVFLIQNTQNRDTEAIQLKLDELIRATRGAHNALLDLEELDDDSLEAFRVRYEALAKTARAELSSGKKDTGTPEAD; encoded by the coding sequence ATGCGCAGCACCACCTGGTATTCGACATTCGCCAAGGCGGCGGCGCATTTCTGCGGGCGCCCGCGCGTCTTTGTCCTGGCGCTGATCATCATTCTGGTCTGGGGGCTATCGGGGCCGCTGTTTCATTTCAGTAACACCTGGCAGCTGGTGATCAATACCGGTACCACGATCGTTACCTTCCTGATGGTGTTTTTAATCCAGAATACCCAGAACCGCGACACCGAGGCGATCCAGCTGAAGCTGGACGAACTGATCCGCGCGACCCGCGGTGCGCACAATGCGCTGCTGGATCTCGAGGAGCTGGACGACGACAGCCTGGAGGCGTTCCGCGTGCGCTACGAGGCGCTGGCCAAAACGGCGCGCGCGGAGCTGAGTTCCGGGAAGAAGGACACCGGCACACCGGAGGCGGACTAG
- a CDS encoding GtrA family protein: protein MTTTLLQRLLQWRFTRFALVGGGATLLQYLLLVLLVEALHAPEVAASAAAFSLSALANYWLNYHFTFASQRLHRQALPRFALVALTGLAVNTACFAALLPLLPYLAAQVVATAVTLVGNFALQHLWIYRRES, encoded by the coding sequence ATGACAACGACACTGCTCCAGCGACTGCTGCAATGGCGCTTCACCCGCTTCGCGCTGGTGGGCGGCGGCGCCACGCTGCTGCAATACCTGCTACTGGTATTGCTGGTGGAGGCATTGCACGCGCCAGAGGTGGCCGCCTCCGCCGCCGCCTTCAGCCTGTCGGCACTGGCCAATTACTGGCTCAACTACCACTTCACCTTTGCCAGCCAGCGGCTTCACCGCCAGGCGTTGCCGCGCTTTGCGCTGGTGGCCCTGACCGGGCTCGCGGTCAACACCGCCTGTTTCGCCGCGCTGCTGCCGCTGCTGCCGTACCTGGCGGCGCAGGTGGTTGCCACCGCGGTCACCCTGGTCGGCAACTTCGCCCTGCAACACCTATGGATTTATCGGAGGGAATCATGA
- a CDS encoding NUDIX domain-containing protein, which produces MEILAATRNRYDGVELDRDALPAMGAEFGRRLEVSLAQWQADGIRVVWLPIPAQKSHLIPLALARGFEFHHCRQREVTMTRRLVPDAPLPFFATHTIGVGGLVISDAGEILTIVERLELQRRPRHFKFPGGMLDPGEHIAAGAVREVLEETGVETAFEGLVSFRHNHSGQFGTSNIYAVCKLRPLTREITIDPEEIGLAQWMPLEAFMREPGVGKYSQHIVSRALQGNFLQPQQVAGYQAVGGDYEIYSPV; this is translated from the coding sequence ATGGAAATCCTCGCAGCTACCCGCAACAGGTACGACGGCGTTGAGCTGGACCGGGATGCACTGCCGGCCATGGGCGCTGAGTTTGGCCGGCGCCTCGAGGTCTCGCTGGCCCAGTGGCAGGCGGACGGTATCCGGGTGGTGTGGCTGCCGATACCGGCACAGAAATCACACTTGATCCCGCTGGCGCTCGCGCGCGGTTTCGAGTTTCATCACTGCCGGCAGCGCGAGGTCACCATGACCCGGCGGCTGGTGCCGGATGCGCCACTGCCATTCTTTGCCACCCATACCATCGGTGTCGGCGGCCTGGTGATTTCCGACGCCGGGGAGATACTCACCATTGTGGAGCGGCTCGAGTTGCAGCGGCGGCCGCGCCACTTCAAGTTTCCGGGCGGTATGCTGGATCCGGGCGAGCACATTGCCGCGGGCGCGGTTCGCGAAGTTTTGGAGGAAACCGGGGTCGAAACGGCATTCGAGGGGCTGGTAAGCTTTCGCCACAACCACAGCGGGCAATTCGGCACCTCCAATATCTACGCCGTGTGCAAACTGCGCCCGCTGACCCGCGAAATCACCATCGACCCCGAGGAAATCGGACTGGCCCAGTGGATGCCACTGGAGGCGTTCATGCGTGAGCCGGGCGTGGGCAAGTACAGTCAACACATCGTGTCGCGGGCGCTGCAGGGGAATTTTTTGCAGCCTCAGCAGGTGGCAGGTTATCAAGCGGTTGGCGGCGACTACGAAATCTACTCTCCGGTCTAG
- a CDS encoding glycosyltransferase family 2 protein yields the protein MSAQPAVPSVAIVVPCYNEEEILRDTCAELLQLLARLERDGTASATSKLYLVDDGSHDDTWALMEAIAAREPQVVAVRLSRNRGHQNALHAGLAQTVEDAVISIDADLQDGADNIVAMLEHFRDGSEVVYGVRTGRASDTLFKRFTAEGYYRVMERLGVDLVFNHADFRLLSRRALDALLQYPEANLFLRGMVRELGFRSSQVEYERRERAAGESKYPLRRMLSLAWSGITAFSSAPLRAITVLGLCASAFSFAVIAWVLVTRLFTDNAVPGWASILLPLLFIGSVQLLCLGVIGEYIAKLYEEVKQRPRYHIDQVRHAPGSDVRSADKTPAAASEPA from the coding sequence ATGAGCGCCCAGCCGGCCGTACCCAGCGTCGCCATCGTCGTACCCTGTTACAACGAGGAGGAAATCCTGCGCGACACCTGCGCCGAACTGCTGCAGCTGCTCGCGCGACTCGAGCGCGACGGCACGGCCAGCGCCACCTCGAAACTCTACCTGGTGGACGACGGCAGCCATGACGACACCTGGGCACTGATGGAAGCCATCGCCGCGCGCGAACCGCAAGTAGTGGCAGTGCGCCTGTCGCGCAATCGCGGCCACCAGAACGCGCTGCATGCGGGCCTGGCGCAGACGGTGGAGGACGCGGTGATCAGTATCGACGCGGACCTGCAGGACGGCGCCGACAATATTGTTGCGATGCTCGAACATTTCCGCGATGGCAGCGAGGTGGTCTACGGCGTGCGCACCGGGCGCGCCAGCGATACGTTGTTCAAGCGCTTCACCGCCGAGGGCTATTACCGGGTGATGGAGCGGCTCGGCGTGGATCTGGTCTTCAACCATGCGGATTTCCGTCTGCTGTCGCGCCGCGCCCTCGACGCGCTGCTGCAGTACCCGGAGGCCAACCTGTTTCTGCGCGGTATGGTGCGCGAGCTGGGCTTTCGCTCCTCGCAGGTGGAATACGAGCGGCGCGAGCGCGCCGCCGGCGAGAGTAAGTACCCACTGCGGCGCATGCTGTCACTGGCGTGGAGCGGCATTACCGCGTTTTCCAGCGCGCCGCTGCGCGCCATTACCGTGCTGGGGCTGTGTGCCAGCGCTTTCTCGTTCGCGGTGATCGCCTGGGTGCTGGTCACGCGCCTGTTCACCGATAACGCAGTGCCGGGCTGGGCATCGATCCTGTTGCCGCTGCTGTTTATCGGCAGTGTGCAGCTGCTGTGCCTGGGTGTGATCGGCGAGTACATCGCCAAGCTGTACGAAGAGGTCAAGCAGCGCCCCCGCTACCATATCGACCAGGTCCGGCATGCACCGGGCAGCGACGTGCGCAGCGCAGACAAGACGCCGGCGGCCGCCTCCGAACCGGCCTGA